A region of Allocoleopsis franciscana PCC 7113 DNA encodes the following proteins:
- a CDS encoding calcium-binding protein, with the protein MAWYYYYGTEASNSIDLTDNYYYPSYYTNLYALGYGSSDTLSGGAYYDILYGMGGDDDLYGKGGNDYIDGGAGDDYIDGGTGYDTMYGGTGNDLYMVDSAYDMVYEYAGEGTNDWVYSSVSYSLGSNVENLYVYGTAYYGVGNSLDNYIYGNTYDNYLDGGYGNDTVYGGSGNDTVYGYYGNDSLYGESGNDSLYGEYGDDTVYGGYGDDYIDGGTGYDAMYGGIGNDLYMVDSSYDTVNEYAGEGTSDWVYSSVSYSLGSNVENLYVYGTAYYGVGNSLDNYIYGNTYDNYLDGGYGNDTVYGGSGNDTVYGYYGNDSLYGESGNDSLYGEYGNDTVYGGYGDDYIDGGTGYDAMYGGSGNDTYVVDSIYDTVYEYASEGTNDWVSSSVSYTLGSNVENLYLTGTAYSGYGNSLDNVIYGNSYSNYIDADYGNDTVYGGSGNDTVYGYYGDDYLSAGAGNDLVYGEYGNDYLLGGYGNDTVVGGYGNDTVNAYGGGATEMDYLYGKTGGYNYGYTDADTYVLGDSYGAYYQDASLYGYSSYAVVMDYSYSEGDKIQLSGNSSNYVLGYANYGGTSATDTYIYSYSYSAGYDLVGIVQDATTLNISYV; encoded by the coding sequence ATGGCTTGGTACTATTATTACGGCACGGAAGCAAGCAATTCTATCGACTTAACGGATAATTACTATTACCCGTCGTACTATACCAATCTCTACGCACTGGGTTATGGTAGCAGCGACACCCTATCGGGTGGTGCGTACTATGACATCTTATATGGCATGGGCGGCGATGATGATCTTTATGGTAAAGGTGGTAACGACTATATTGATGGTGGTGCTGGTGATGACTACATCGATGGTGGCACGGGCTATGACACGATGTATGGTGGCACAGGCAATGACCTCTATATGGTAGACAGCGCTTATGACATGGTCTACGAGTACGCCGGTGAAGGCACTAATGATTGGGTCTATTCTTCTGTCAGTTACAGCCTAGGTAGTAATGTCGAGAATCTCTACGTGTATGGAACAGCCTACTATGGTGTAGGCAACAGCCTTGACAACTACATCTACGGCAATACCTACGACAACTACCTCGATGGTGGCTACGGCAACGATACGGTTTACGGTGGCAGTGGCAACGATACTGTCTACGGTTACTACGGCAACGATAGCCTTTATGGCGAATCGGGTAACGATAGCCTTTATGGTGAGTATGGCGATGATACCGTCTACGGTGGCTACGGCGATGATTACATTGATGGTGGCACTGGCTATGATGCGATGTATGGTGGCATAGGCAACGACCTCTATATGGTAGACAGCTCTTATGACACGGTCAACGAGTACGCCGGTGAAGGTACTAGTGATTGGGTCTATTCTTCTGTCAGTTACAGCCTAGGTAGCAATGTCGAGAATCTCTACGTGTATGGAACAGCCTACTATGGTGTGGGCAACAGCCTTGACAACTACATTTACGGCAATACCTACGACAACTACCTCGATGGTGGCTACGGTAACGATACTGTCTATGGTGGCAGTGGTAACGATACTGTTTACGGTTACTATGGCAACGATAGCCTTTATGGTGAATCTGGCAACGATAGCCTTTATGGTGAGTACGGCAATGATACCGTCTACGGTGGCTACGGCGATGACTACATCGATGGTGGCACTGGCTATGACGCAATGTATGGTGGCAGTGGCAACGACACCTATGTGGTAGATAGTATCTATGACACCGTCTACGAGTATGCATCAGAAGGCACGAATGATTGGGTCTCTTCTTCCGTTAGCTACACCCTAGGTAGCAATGTAGAAAATCTCTACCTGACGGGAACAGCCTACTCTGGCTACGGGAACAGCCTCGACAACGTCATCTACGGCAATAGCTACAGCAACTACATCGATGCTGACTACGGTAACGATACAGTTTACGGTGGCAGTGGTAACGATACTGTCTACGGTTACTACGGCGACGACTATCTCTCTGCCGGTGCTGGCAACGATCTGGTTTACGGTGAGTACGGCAACGACTATCTACTGGGTGGCTACGGCAATGACACTGTAGTTGGTGGTTATGGTAATGACACAGTGAATGCCTATGGCGGTGGTGCTACGGAAATGGACTACCTCTATGGTAAAACCGGCGGTTACAACTACGGGTACACTGATGCTGATACCTACGTTCTCGGTGATTCCTACGGTGCTTACTATCAAGATGCTTCCTTGTATGGTTATTCTAGCTACGCTGTCGTGATGGACTACTCCTACTCCGAAGGCGACAAAATCCAACTGTCTGGTAACTCTAGCAACTATGTTCTTGGCTATGCCAACTACGGCGGTACCAGTGCGACAGATACCTACATCTACTCCTATAGCTACTCTGCTGGCTACGATCTGGTTGGTATCGTTCAAGATGCAACCACTCTCAACATCAGCTATGTGTAA
- the pbpC gene encoding penicillin-binding protein 1C has product MRDYIRQKVWQRLSRSHRRFWKVTLVVVLLGLVVRSLPYLAPIRAHDLVQDQQAVEFSDRNGLPLGTLLTRDQDHTAVLPIEQVSPPFIQAILAAEDGRFYQHGALEMKAIARSILSSIHAGRITSGASTITMQLARMLEPAPRTLSAKLGEIWLSWRLAAGMSKQEILDAYINRLPMGGNIYGVEAASRIYFGMSASELNIAQASILAAIPNNPNYLNPYDYWEPLKRRQVYVLNRMVKDGYITRQQADRAYEEKISLQSRQQGILAAPHFLFWVASQLPQSSIPHRMSQIRTTLDRPLQQFVEAQVQQIIRTLAPNNVHHAAALVIDNHTGEVLAYIGSPDYFLEAQLGRNDGVQALRQPGSTLKPFVYELALENRIIRPNTVLADVPTRYAIPGAKLYSPADYSETFQGPVRVRVALANSLNIPAVRVLEKVGVPTFLQRLHQLGFAHLTHPPDYYGLGLTLGSGEVSLWELAHAYLILANQGQVKPLVTQINSPLIKQENNPKSLIGSATTWALITDMLSDPHARAKAFGVDSVLNLPFPVAVKTGTSSNYRDTWTVGFTTDYTVATWVGNFDGEPMRQVSGVTGAAPLWNRIMLHLHEHQEPTAFSPPSGLVQRSVCALSGMRPTPACPSVVQEYFYPEDLGEYERHPDTFYQGVSSGSDGQPSQYRLNLPEEYNEWLAMQPREATLSSVSHTLPEGGKLSLSGNHLKIVSPRQGDSFLLYPTESGAVQRLEFKLAATPTQPVEWWLNGEKLAMDSSNSLFWQLRPGNWTLEVRSGDMSNRVSFQVQLAENRATRRGFLIAPQGNHQR; this is encoded by the coding sequence ATGAGGGATTACATTCGGCAGAAGGTTTGGCAGAGGTTGAGTCGCTCACATCGGCGGTTTTGGAAAGTAACCCTAGTTGTAGTACTACTGGGGCTTGTGGTGCGATCGCTTCCTTATCTTGCTCCCATTCGTGCTCACGATCTGGTTCAAGATCAACAAGCCGTTGAATTTAGCGATCGCAACGGACTTCCTCTCGGAACCCTGCTCACCCGCGACCAAGACCATACGGCTGTACTCCCCATCGAACAGGTATCTCCCCCTTTCATCCAGGCGATTCTGGCGGCAGAAGACGGGCGATTTTATCAACATGGTGCCTTAGAGATGAAGGCGATCGCGCGATCGATCCTCAGTTCAATTCATGCAGGCAGAATTACCAGCGGCGCATCCACCATTACCATGCAACTCGCCCGGATGCTTGAACCCGCGCCCCGCACCCTATCCGCCAAACTCGGTGAAATTTGGCTATCCTGGCGCTTAGCCGCAGGCATGAGTAAGCAGGAAATTCTCGACGCTTACATCAACCGATTGCCCATGGGTGGGAACATCTATGGCGTAGAAGCCGCCTCCCGCATCTATTTCGGCATGTCTGCAAGTGAACTCAACATTGCCCAAGCCAGCATCCTTGCCGCTATCCCCAACAATCCCAACTATCTCAATCCTTACGACTATTGGGAACCCTTAAAACGGCGGCAGGTATACGTCCTCAATCGTATGGTTAAAGATGGCTATATCACCCGCCAACAGGCGGATCGAGCCTACGAAGAAAAAATTTCCCTGCAATCCCGTCAACAAGGCATTCTTGCCGCCCCTCATTTCTTATTTTGGGTAGCCAGTCAACTCCCCCAATCCTCAATTCCCCATCGGATGTCCCAAATCCGAACAACTTTAGACCGTCCTCTGCAACAATTTGTAGAAGCCCAAGTACAGCAAATTATTCGCACCCTCGCCCCGAATAATGTCCATCATGCCGCCGCCTTGGTGATAGACAACCATACAGGTGAAGTTTTAGCATATATTGGCTCTCCCGATTACTTTTTAGAAGCCCAATTAGGTCGAAATGATGGAGTCCAAGCCTTACGCCAACCCGGTTCCACCCTGAAACCGTTTGTATACGAATTGGCTTTGGAAAACCGCATTATTCGCCCCAATACCGTCTTAGCCGATGTGCCAACTCGTTACGCCATTCCTGGGGCAAAACTCTACAGTCCTGCGGATTATAGCGAAACCTTTCAAGGGCCGGTACGAGTTCGGGTGGCTTTAGCGAATTCTCTGAATATTCCAGCCGTGCGGGTATTAGAGAAAGTTGGAGTGCCAACGTTTTTGCAACGATTGCATCAACTCGGCTTTGCACACTTAACTCATCCCCCAGACTATTACGGATTAGGGTTAACGCTAGGTAGCGGTGAAGTAAGTTTGTGGGAGTTAGCCCACGCTTATCTGATTTTGGCGAACCAAGGACAAGTAAAACCGCTTGTAACTCAGATCAACTCCCCCCTGATTAAACAAGAGAATAATCCTAAAAGCTTAATTGGCAGCGCTACAACTTGGGCACTGATTACCGATATGTTAAGTGACCCTCATGCCCGTGCCAAAGCTTTTGGTGTTGATTCGGTACTCAATTTACCATTTCCAGTCGCCGTTAAAACGGGTACCTCCTCCAATTATCGGGATACTTGGACGGTAGGATTTACCACCGACTATACAGTTGCAACTTGGGTGGGCAATTTTGATGGCGAACCGATGCGGCAGGTTTCTGGAGTAACGGGTGCCGCCCCACTGTGGAATCGGATTATGCTACACCTACACGAACATCAAGAACCGACAGCCTTTTCGCCTCCGTCTGGTTTAGTACAACGATCAGTGTGTGCTCTTTCTGGAATGCGTCCAACTCCAGCTTGTCCTTCCGTGGTGCAGGAATACTTCTATCCAGAAGACTTGGGCGAATACGAACGTCATCCAGATACCTTTTATCAAGGAGTATCTTCAGGAAGCGATGGGCAACCCTCACAATATCGGCTGAATTTACCGGAGGAATATAATGAGTGGTTAGCCATGCAGCCGCGTGAAGCGACGTTATCCTCCGTTTCGCACACATTGCCAGAGGGGGGCAAATTATCCTTATCGGGTAATCATTTGAAGATTGTGTCTCCTCGACAGGGGGATTCCTTCCTGTTGTACCCAACCGAATCAGGTGCTGTGCAACGGTTAGAGTTTAAACTCGCAGCAACGCCAACCCAACCTGTGGAGTGGTGGTTAAATGGTGAAAAGCTAGCGATGGATTCATCTAATTCTTTATTCTGGCAGCTTCGTCCTGGCAACTGGACATTGGAAGTGAGAAGCGGTGACATGAGCAATCGCGTGAGTTTTCAGGTACAGTTAGCCGAGAATCGAGCTACTCGTCGGGGATTTTTGATCGCCCCACAGGGGAACCACCAACGGTGA
- a CDS encoding DUF1822 family protein, whose protein sequence is MTYPTHELDDLSLSLPITQTALRTAQQFANEQPTPQKAEQVRLNTLAVCAVNDYLQMIGIPTNLEASDSWNPVLRLCADVADLEVTGIGRLECRSHRSGQSSCYVPPEVWLDRVGYIAVEIDELSLEATVLGFTETVTDEELPIRQLKPIDDLIDVLNPLEVEKPKSIPALAKTRVKLNQWLTQMFEQGWETVESLLAPTEPELAFNFRGFSDSIMDGNWRSAPDSVLDEPIVSDAIISRAKLIDLGIQLAGYPVALVVKLQPESEHKTYILLQLHPTGGQQYLPPHLQLTVLDEFGSIFLEAQARSADNYIQLQFSGLPGEPFSVKVALGDASVTEDFVI, encoded by the coding sequence ATGACATACCCCACCCACGAGCTAGACGACTTGTCCTTATCACTACCTATCACTCAGACAGCACTGCGTACTGCACAACAGTTTGCCAATGAACAACCCACACCCCAAAAAGCTGAACAGGTTCGGCTCAATACTCTAGCGGTGTGTGCGGTTAATGATTACTTACAGATGATTGGCATACCCACCAACCTAGAAGCAAGCGATAGTTGGAATCCCGTGTTGCGCCTGTGTGCAGATGTCGCTGACTTAGAAGTCACAGGAATCGGTCGTTTGGAATGTCGCTCTCATCGAAGTGGTCAATCTAGCTGCTATGTTCCCCCAGAAGTTTGGTTAGATCGAGTGGGTTATATTGCGGTTGAAATCGATGAGCTCTCACTTGAGGCAACCGTGTTGGGTTTTACTGAAACTGTCACTGACGAAGAATTACCGATTAGGCAGCTAAAACCCATCGACGATTTAATCGATGTCCTAAATCCGCTAGAGGTAGAAAAGCCCAAGTCGATTCCTGCCCTTGCCAAGACACGAGTGAAGCTGAACCAATGGTTAACCCAGATGTTCGAGCAAGGTTGGGAAACCGTTGAATCATTATTGGCTCCCACGGAACCTGAACTTGCCTTTAATTTCCGTGGCTTTTCAGATTCCATCATGGACGGTAATTGGCGTAGCGCTCCAGACTCAGTGCTGGACGAACCCATCGTCTCTGATGCAATCATCAGTCGCGCTAAACTCATCGACTTAGGAATCCAGTTAGCGGGTTACCCGGTGGCGTTAGTGGTTAAACTCCAACCCGAATCCGAACACAAAACCTATATCCTGCTTCAGCTTCATCCCACAGGTGGGCAACAGTATCTACCCCCCCACCTACAACTCACCGTACTCGATGAATTTGGGTCAATTTTTCTGGAAGCCCAAGCCAGAAGTGCGGATAATTATATACAGCTCCAGTTTAGTGGTCTACCTGGGGAACCATTTAGCGTTAAAGTGGCTCTCGGTGATGCAAGTGTTACAGAAGACTTTGTAATATGA